The following proteins come from a genomic window of Streptomyces sp. NBC_01716:
- a CDS encoding MIP/aquaporin family protein has product MSHYDIFIGEMVGTALLLLLGGGVVAGVVLKRSKSHGAGWVAISFGWGLAVLTGAYLATGVSGAHLNPAVTLGLAIAGTTPWGDVPLYMASQLLGALIGATLVWLTYMGQFKAHLTDPEILAAQPSVEGLVDQKTAPKAGPVLGIFSTGPEIRHTVQNLLTEIIATFVLVIAILTQGLNNEGNGLGTLGALIVALVVVGIGLSLGGPTGYAINPARDLGPRIVHALLPLPNKGGSDWTYAWIPVVGPLLGGAAAAGFFNWALK; this is encoded by the coding sequence GTGTCTCACTACGACATCTTCATCGGCGAGATGGTCGGTACCGCGCTTCTGCTGCTGCTCGGTGGTGGTGTGGTGGCGGGCGTCGTCCTCAAGCGCTCGAAATCGCACGGCGCCGGATGGGTCGCCATCAGCTTCGGCTGGGGCCTCGCCGTTCTCACCGGCGCCTATCTCGCCACCGGCGTCTCCGGCGCGCATCTGAACCCCGCGGTCACCCTCGGTCTGGCGATAGCCGGCACGACGCCGTGGGGGGACGTCCCCCTCTACATGGCGAGCCAGCTGCTCGGCGCCCTCATCGGCGCCACCCTGGTGTGGCTGACGTACATGGGGCAGTTCAAGGCGCACCTGACCGACCCGGAGATCCTGGCCGCGCAGCCGAGTGTCGAGGGTCTGGTCGACCAGAAGACCGCGCCCAAGGCCGGTCCGGTCCTCGGTATCTTCTCGACAGGCCCGGAGATCCGGCACACCGTGCAGAACCTCCTCACCGAGATCATCGCCACCTTCGTCCTGGTGATCGCGATCCTCACGCAGGGACTGAACAACGAGGGCAACGGCCTCGGCACGCTGGGCGCGCTGATCGTCGCACTGGTCGTCGTGGGCATCGGCCTCTCGCTCGGTGGCCCCACCGGATACGCCATCAACCCGGCACGTGACCTCGGCCCCCGCATCGTCCACGCCCTGTTGCCGCTGCCCAACAAGGGCGGCTCCGACTGGACGTACGCCTGGATCCCCGTCGTGGGCCCGCTGCTCGGCGGCGCCGCCGCGGCCGGCTTCTTCAACTGGGCCCTCAAGTAG
- a CDS encoding IclR family transcriptional regulator: protein MAKSIQSLQRAAAVLRLLAGGERRLGLSDIASSLGLAKGTAHGILRTLQAEGFVEQDEVSGRYQLGAELLRLGNSYLDVHELRSRALVWTDDLARSSGESVHLGVLHLEGVLIVHHVFRPDDSRQVLEVGAMQPLHSTALGKVLAAYDPVARGEAVRGAREELTTRTVTDLEQFEAILEFTRSRGWATDVEETWEGVAAVAAPIHGRRRMPVGAIALTGAVERLCEGGEVRPELITAVRECARSVSRDVGAGRF from the coding sequence ATGGCGAAGAGTATTCAGTCGCTGCAGCGCGCGGCGGCGGTGCTGCGGCTCCTGGCCGGCGGTGAGCGCAGGCTCGGCCTGTCCGACATCGCCTCCTCGCTCGGGCTGGCCAAGGGTACGGCGCACGGCATTCTCCGTACGCTCCAGGCCGAGGGCTTCGTGGAGCAGGACGAGGTCTCCGGCCGCTATCAGCTGGGCGCCGAGCTGCTGCGGCTCGGCAACAGCTATCTGGACGTCCATGAGCTGCGGTCCCGCGCCCTGGTGTGGACGGACGATCTGGCGCGGTCCAGCGGCGAGAGCGTGCATCTGGGGGTGCTGCACCTGGAAGGCGTACTGATCGTGCATCACGTCTTCCGGCCCGACGACAGCCGACAGGTCCTCGAAGTGGGCGCGATGCAGCCGCTGCACTCCACAGCTCTCGGGAAGGTGCTCGCCGCGTACGACCCGGTGGCCCGCGGCGAGGCCGTCAGGGGCGCCCGCGAGGAGCTCACCACACGCACCGTCACCGATCTGGAGCAATTCGAGGCGATTCTCGAATTCACCAGGTCGCGAGGGTGGGCGACGGACGTCGAGGAGACCTGGGAAGGGGTGGCCGCGGTGGCCGCGCCGATTCACGGCAGGCGCCGGATGCCGGTCGGAGCCATCGCTCTCACCGGCGCGGTGGAACGGCTGTGCGAAGGCGGCGAAGTCCGCCCGGAGCTGATCACGGCGGTGCGCGAATGTGCCCGTTCGGTGTCCAGGGATGTCGGCGCCGGGCGGTTCTGA
- a CDS encoding glycerol-3-phosphate dehydrogenase/oxidase codes for MTTLHSGPALGTHPAGGSLPTRAETREQLSRATYDLLVIGGGILGISTAWHASQSGLRVALVDGGDFAGATSSASSKLLHGGLRYLQTGEVKLVAENHFERRAVSRRVAPHLANPLTFYLPVYKNGPHSAAKLGAGVFAYSALSAFGDGVGHLLSPAKARRAVPELRTDNLRAVAVYGDDQMNDARMAVMTVRAAVESGAAVLNHAHVTGLRFTGGRVTGADLKDGLDGTEFGVDARLVLNATGPWVDQLRKLEDPRSEPSIRLSKGAHLVLRRTAPWNAALATPIDKFRITFALPWEDMLLLGTTDETYEGDPADVAVTDADIRQILDEASLSVRDQQLSRELITYSFAGLRVLPGGPGDTATARRETVVTEGSGGMLSVAGGKWTTFRHIGRTVLDKLETLPGRPLGSDIEPTSRLPKMLPLPGIANPQAVTHRLLIDGGSHGDGMARDTAHHLARHYGSLAFDIARLAYEHPELGERIHPDAPEIWAQVVYARDHEWAETPDDVLRRRTTLTIRGLATDEIRARVERLLAERPS; via the coding sequence ATGACCACCCTTCACAGCGGTCCCGCCCTGGGCACGCATCCGGCCGGCGGCTCCCTGCCTACCCGCGCCGAGACCCGGGAGCAACTGTCCCGCGCCACCTACGACCTGCTGGTCATCGGCGGCGGCATCCTGGGCATCTCCACCGCCTGGCACGCCTCCCAGTCGGGACTGCGGGTGGCCCTGGTGGACGGTGGCGACTTCGCGGGCGCCACCTCCTCCGCCTCCTCCAAACTGCTCCACGGCGGTCTGCGCTATCTGCAGACCGGTGAGGTGAAGCTGGTCGCCGAGAACCACTTCGAGCGCCGCGCGGTCTCCCGCCGGGTGGCGCCGCATCTGGCGAACCCGCTCACCTTCTATCTCCCCGTCTACAAGAACGGGCCGCACAGCGCGGCCAAGCTGGGTGCCGGTGTCTTCGCGTACTCGGCGCTGTCCGCCTTCGGCGACGGCGTGGGGCATCTGCTGAGCCCGGCGAAGGCGCGGCGCGCGGTGCCCGAGCTGCGGACGGACAATCTGCGGGCCGTGGCCGTGTACGGCGACGACCAGATGAACGACGCGCGGATGGCCGTCATGACGGTACGCGCCGCCGTCGAGTCGGGCGCCGCCGTCCTCAACCACGCCCACGTCACCGGGTTGCGGTTCACCGGCGGGCGGGTGACGGGCGCCGACCTCAAGGACGGCCTGGACGGTACGGAGTTCGGGGTCGACGCCCGGCTCGTACTTAACGCCACGGGCCCCTGGGTCGACCAGCTGCGCAAGCTGGAGGACCCGAGGTCCGAGCCCTCCATCCGGCTCTCCAAGGGCGCGCACCTCGTGCTGCGGCGCACCGCCCCGTGGAACGCGGCGCTCGCGACACCGATCGACAAGTTCCGTATCACCTTCGCCCTCCCCTGGGAGGACATGCTGCTCCTGGGCACGACGGACGAGACGTACGAGGGCGACCCGGCGGATGTGGCGGTCACCGACGCGGACATCCGGCAGATCCTGGACGAGGCGTCGCTGTCCGTCCGCGACCAGCAGCTCTCGCGCGAGCTGATCACCTACTCGTTCGCCGGCCTCCGGGTACTGCCCGGCGGTCCCGGTGACACCGCGACCGCCAGACGGGAGACGGTCGTCACCGAGGGCAGCGGCGGCATGCTGTCGGTGGCCGGCGGCAAGTGGACCACGTTCCGCCATATCGGCCGTACGGTGCTGGACAAGCTGGAGACCCTGCCGGGCCGTCCCCTCGGCTCCGACATCGAACCCACCTCGCGGCTGCCGAAGATGCTGCCGCTGCCCGGCATCGCCAATCCGCAGGCGGTGACGCACCGGCTGCTGATCGACGGCGGCTCGCACGGCGACGGGATGGCGCGCGACACCGCCCACCATCTGGCCAGGCACTACGGGTCGTTGGCGTTCGACATCGCGCGCCTGGCGTACGAGCACCCCGAGCTGGGCGAGCGTATCCACCCGGACGCCCCGGAGATCTGGGCGCAGGTCGTGTACGCGCGCGACCACGAGTGGGCCGAGACCCCGGACGACGTACTGCGGCGCCGTACGACGCTGACGATCCGGGGGCTCGCCACCGACGAGATCCGGGCCAGGGTCGAGCGGTTGCTCGCGGAGCGGCCCAGCTGA
- the glpK gene encoding glycerol kinase GlpK: MSDAQSTGTSSRGAGPFIAAIDQGTTSSRCIIFDVDARIVAVDQKEHRQIFPKPGWVEHDAKEIWVNVQEVLANAVEKAGVTKADVLAIGITNQRETTMLWDKNTGEPVHNAIVWQDTRTSALVKELGRNVGQDRFRRDTGLPLATYFAGPKARWLLDNVEGLRERAESGDILFGTMDSWVIWNLTGGVNGGVHVTDVTNASRTMLMRLDTLEWDPKICNSIGVPTAMLPKIRSSSEVYGTAKGGPLNGVPVASALGDQQAALFGQTCFAEGEAKSTYGTGTFMLMNTANKPINSYNGLLTTVGYRIGDQPAVYALEGSIAVTGALVQWMRDQLGLINSAPEIETLASSVEDNGGAYFVPAFSGLFAPHWDSSARGVIAGLTSYVTKAHLARAVLEATAWQTREISDAMTKDSKVELTSLKVDGGMTANNLLMQTLSNVLDAPVVRPMVAETTVLGAAYAAGLAVGFWPNTDALRANWRRAAEWTPDMDATKREREYKNWLKAVERTKAWLDDDEDS; encoded by the coding sequence GTGAGTGACGCACAGAGCACCGGGACTTCCTCCCGCGGAGCGGGACCCTTCATCGCGGCCATCGACCAGGGCACGACGTCCAGCCGCTGCATCATCTTCGACGTCGACGCACGCATCGTCGCCGTCGACCAGAAAGAACACCGGCAGATCTTCCCGAAGCCGGGCTGGGTCGAGCACGACGCCAAGGAGATCTGGGTCAACGTCCAGGAGGTCCTGGCCAACGCCGTCGAGAAGGCCGGTGTCACCAAGGCCGACGTCCTGGCGATCGGGATCACCAACCAGCGCGAGACCACGATGCTGTGGGACAAGAACACCGGTGAGCCCGTCCACAACGCCATCGTCTGGCAGGACACCCGCACGAGCGCGCTCGTGAAGGAACTGGGCCGCAACGTGGGCCAGGACCGGTTCCGCCGCGACACCGGACTGCCGCTGGCGACCTACTTCGCCGGGCCGAAGGCCCGCTGGCTGCTGGACAACGTAGAGGGCCTGCGCGAGCGCGCGGAGAGCGGCGACATCCTCTTCGGCACCATGGATTCCTGGGTGATCTGGAATCTGACCGGCGGCGTCAACGGCGGTGTGCACGTCACCGACGTCACCAACGCCTCGCGAACGATGCTGATGCGCCTCGACACCCTGGAGTGGGACCCGAAGATCTGCAACTCGATCGGTGTCCCGACGGCCATGCTCCCCAAGATCCGCTCCTCGTCCGAGGTGTACGGAACGGCCAAGGGCGGCCCGCTGAACGGGGTCCCGGTCGCCTCGGCGCTCGGTGACCAGCAGGCGGCCCTGTTCGGCCAGACCTGCTTCGCCGAGGGCGAGGCCAAGTCGACGTACGGCACCGGCACGTTCATGCTCATGAACACCGCCAACAAGCCCATCAACTCCTACAACGGGCTGCTGACCACGGTCGGTTACCGCATCGGGGACCAGCCGGCGGTGTACGCCCTGGAGGGCTCCATCGCCGTCACCGGCGCGCTGGTGCAGTGGATGCGCGACCAGCTGGGCCTGATCAACTCCGCGCCGGAGATCGAGACGCTCGCCTCCTCCGTGGAGGACAACGGCGGCGCGTACTTCGTGCCCGCCTTCTCCGGGCTCTTCGCGCCCCACTGGGACTCCTCGGCCCGCGGTGTGATCGCCGGTCTCACCAGCTATGTCACCAAGGCGCACCTCGCCCGCGCGGTGCTGGAGGCCACGGCCTGGCAGACCCGTGAGATCAGCGACGCCATGACCAAGGACTCCAAGGTGGAGCTGACGTCACTCAAGGTCGACGGCGGCATGACCGCCAACAACCTGCTGATGCAGACGCTCTCCAACGTCCTCGACGCGCCCGTCGTACGTCCGATGGTCGCCGAGACCACCGTCCTGGGCGCCGCCTACGCCGCCGGTCTCGCGGTCGGCTTCTGGCCGAACACCGACGCGCTGCGGGCCAACTGGCGCCGGGCCGCGGAGTGGACACCGGACATGGACGCGACGAAGCGCGAGCGCGAATACAAGAACTGGCTCAAGGCCGTCGAGCGCACCAAGGCCTGGCTGGACGACGACGAGGACAGCTGA
- a CDS encoding FadR/GntR family transcriptional regulator, whose translation MAVTDEAIEKIKGMIVSGALRPGDRLPKESELAAELGLSRNSLREAVRALSLIRILDVRQGDGTYVTSLDPQLLLEALSFVVDFHRDDTVLEFLAVRRILEPAATAMAASRIKDSELDTLGEQLDALGPEPSVEELVASDLEFHRGIVQTSGNSVLCSLLDGLSGPTTRARVWRGLTQEDAVSRTLHEHRAILAALRDRDAEAARSWATVHVASVEQWLRSTL comes from the coding sequence ATGGCTGTCACCGACGAGGCCATCGAGAAGATCAAGGGAATGATCGTCTCGGGCGCGCTGCGCCCGGGGGACCGCCTTCCCAAGGAGAGCGAGCTCGCCGCCGAACTGGGCCTGTCGCGCAACTCGCTGCGCGAGGCGGTACGCGCCCTGTCGCTGATCCGCATTCTCGACGTACGGCAGGGGGACGGGACGTACGTCACCAGCCTCGATCCGCAGCTCCTGCTGGAGGCGCTGAGTTTCGTCGTCGACTTCCACCGTGACGACACGGTGCTGGAGTTCCTGGCGGTACGGCGGATCCTGGAGCCGGCCGCGACGGCGATGGCCGCCTCCCGGATCAAGGACTCCGAACTGGACACGCTGGGCGAGCAGTTGGACGCGCTGGGGCCGGAGCCCTCGGTGGAGGAGCTGGTGGCGTCGGACCTGGAGTTCCACCGAGGGATCGTGCAGACCTCGGGCAACTCGGTTCTCTGCTCGCTGCTCGACGGTCTTTCGGGGCCGACGACACGGGCCAGGGTCTGGCGCGGACTGACCCAGGAGGACGCGGTCAGCCGCACCCTGCACGAGCACCGGGCGATCCTGGCCGCGCTGCGCGACCGGGACGCGGAGGCGGCCCGATCGTGGGCGACGGTGCATGTCGCGAGTGTGGAGCAGTGGCTGCGTTCGACGCTCTGA